In Vicinamibacterales bacterium, the following are encoded in one genomic region:
- a CDS encoding plastocyanin/azurin family copper-binding protein, which produces MRLCAALILVLASASGPAARAAADPPRTLDLVATDDMKYSVPTLTARPGEQIRIRLTVKSALPKLAMAHNVVVLKIGTDVAKLVAEGAPHRATDFIPPAMTSSVIARTALAGAGEVVQVVFTAPAKPGRYPFICSFPGHYQSGMKGTLVVK; this is translated from the coding sequence ATGCGACTCTGCGCCGCTCTCATATTGGTCCTCGCCTCCGCTTCCGGCCCGGCCGCCCGCGCCGCCGCCGATCCGCCGCGCACGCTCGATCTGGTGGCCACCGACGACATGAAATACAGCGTGCCGACGCTGACCGCGCGGCCCGGTGAACAGATCCGGATCCGCCTGACGGTCAAGAGTGCGCTTCCCAAGCTCGCGATGGCGCACAACGTCGTGGTGCTGAAGATCGGCACCGACGTGGCCAAGCTGGTCGCGGAAGGGGCGCCGCACCGCGCCACCGATTTCATCCCGCCGGCGATGACGAGCAGCGTGATTGCGCGCACGGCGCTTGCCGGGGCGGGGGAAGTGGTGCAGGTGGTATTCACCGCGCCGGCCAAGCCCGGCCGCTACCCGTTCATCTGCTCGTTCCCCGGCCACTATCAG
- a CDS encoding Crp/Fnr family transcriptional regulator, giving the protein MRQDVAEVEGILRTTPVFQRLSPEDLRTVAQAAAVKRYEKGQVLFEQDTPSDAFYTIASGRVKIFKLLPSGKEVILEVFGKGDPLGAVAAYDGRPFPASAIALEDTVCVVIPRAVFFRLLEAHPSLVRGLMLGLTMRLVELTNRVADLSGSRIEPRFARLFLKLATDMGRQERGGTFIPLALSRQELADMTGTTIETAIRIMSRWNKDAIVHTDKDGFVVLDRAALAAAAGE; this is encoded by the coding sequence ATGCGCCAGGACGTGGCGGAAGTCGAGGGGATCCTGCGGACGACGCCGGTGTTTCAGCGGCTGTCGCCCGAGGATCTGCGGACGGTCGCGCAGGCGGCCGCCGTCAAGCGGTACGAGAAGGGACAGGTCCTCTTCGAGCAGGACACGCCGTCGGACGCGTTCTACACCATTGCCTCGGGCCGCGTGAAGATCTTCAAGCTGCTGCCCAGCGGCAAGGAGGTCATCCTCGAGGTGTTCGGGAAGGGGGATCCGCTCGGCGCCGTGGCGGCCTATGACGGGCGGCCGTTTCCGGCGAGCGCGATCGCCCTGGAGGACACCGTCTGCGTCGTGATCCCGCGCGCCGTCTTCTTCCGGCTGCTGGAAGCGCATCCCTCGCTCGTCCGCGGGCTGATGCTCGGCCTGACGATGCGGCTGGTGGAACTGACCAACCGTGTGGCCGATCTGTCGGGGTCCCGCATCGAGCCCCGCTTCGCGCGGCTGTTCCTGAAGCTGGCCACCGACATGGGGCGCCAGGAGCGCGGCGGCACGTTCATCCCGCTCGCCCTCTCGCGGCAGGAGCTGGCCGACATGACCGGCACCACCATCGAGACGGCGATCCGGATCATGAGCCGGTGGAACAAGGACGCGATCGTCCACACCGACAAGGACGGGTTCGTCGTCCTCGATCGCGCCGCGCTCGCCGCCGCGGCGGGCGAGTGA
- a CDS encoding cytochrome c: MLLSVGALAAAIACASEDGSSDAPPNGKTPPAAAAPAKATPAALERGRTLYKTTCAACHGESGKGDGPGAGVLKPPPRDHTDRAYMSTLSDKEIGDVIRMGGAIRGKPLMPSNPQINGDDLAALVAYVRSLSEPGR; encoded by the coding sequence ATGCTGCTGTCGGTGGGCGCGCTCGCCGCCGCGATTGCGTGCGCGTCGGAGGACGGCTCGTCTGACGCACCGCCGAATGGGAAAACGCCGCCCGCCGCCGCGGCGCCGGCCAAAGCGACGCCCGCGGCGCTCGAGCGCGGACGCACTTTGTACAAGACGACGTGCGCGGCCTGTCACGGCGAGAGCGGCAAGGGCGACGGACCCGGCGCCGGGGTGCTCAAACCGCCGCCGCGCGATCACACCGATCGCGCTTACATGAGCACGCTGAGCGACAAGGAGATCGGCGACGTGATCAGGATGGGCGGCGCGATCAGGGGCAAGCCGCTGATGCCGAGCAATCCGCAGATCAACGGCGACGACCTGGCGGCGCTCGTCGCCTACGTCCGATCGCTGAGCGAGCCCGGCCGGTGA